One genomic segment of Panicum virgatum strain AP13 chromosome 2N, P.virgatum_v5, whole genome shotgun sequence includes these proteins:
- the LOC120661916 gene encoding malate dehydrogenase, chloroplastic-like, which produces MAAAATATLSLASVPCRKHQLRRGASAFNAQQFSASSSHWQQHSATLRWGVPRPRAAKRVIVAQAGAGSYKVAILGAAGGVGEPLSLLIKMSPLVSALHLYDIATVNGVTADLSHCNTPVEVAGFTGKEELAGSLAGADVVVITAGVPRKPGMTLDDLFSTNAGIVKELVEAVADHAPGALIHIITNPVNSTVPIAAEVLKWKGAYDPRKLFGVTTLGVVRANAFVAATKGLPLADVDVPVVGGHAGTTIVPLLSKARPKAAFTDEEVEELTARVQNAGTEVVEAKAGAGSATLSMAYAAARFLEASLRGLDGDADVYECAYVQSQVVPELPFFASRVKLGREGVEEVVGSELRGLSEYEARALEALKPQLKASIDKGIALVQQQQEAALN; this is translated from the coding sequence ATGGCGGCGGCTGCAACCGCAACCCTATCCTTGGCGTCAGTTCCTTGCAGAAAGCATCAGCTCCGGCGTGGAGCCAGTGCCTTCAATGCGCAACAATTCAGTGCTTCCAGCTCCCACTGGCAGCAGCACTCTGCCACTCTGAGGTGGGGAGTGCCAAGACCACGCGCCGCGAAGCGTGTCATCGTCGCCcaggccggcgccggcagctACAAGGTGGCCATCCTTGGCGCGGCGGGTGGGGTCGGGGAGCCGCTCTCGCTCCTGATCAAGATGTCCCCGCTCGTCTCGGCGCTGCACCTCTACGACATCGCCACCGTCAACGGTGTCACCGCCGATCTCAGCCACTGCAACACGCCGGTGGAGGTCGCCGGCTTCACCGGGAAAGAAGAGCTCGCCGGCAGCCTGGCCGGCGCGGACGTGGTGGTCATCACCGCCGGCGTGCCCCGGAAGCCCGGCATGACGCTGGACGACCTGTTCAGCACCAACGCCGGCATCGTGAAGGAGCTcgtggaggcggtggcggacCACGCGCCGGGCGCGCTGATCCACATCATCACCAACCCGGTGAACTCCACGGTCCCGATCGCCGCGGAGGTCCTCAAGTGGAAGGGCGCGTACGACCCGCGGAAGCTGTTCGGCGTCACGACCCTGGGCGTGGTCCGCGCCAACGCGTTCGTCGCGGCGACGAAGGGCCTCCCGCTGGCCGACGTCGACGTGCCGGTCGTGGGCGGCCACGCGGGGACCACCATCGTGCCGCTGCTGTCCAAGGCGCGGCCCAAGGCGGCGTTCACGGACGAGGAGGTCGAGGAGCTCACGGCCAGGGTCCAGAACGCCGGCACCGAGGTGGTGGAGGCCAAGGCCGGCGCCGGGTCCGCGACGCTGTCGATGGCGTACGCCGCGGCGCGGTTCCTGGAGGCGTCGCTGCGGGGGCTCGACGGCGACGCCGACGTGTACGAGTGCGCATACGTGCAGTCCCAGGTCGTGCCGGAGCTCCCGTTCTTCGCGTCCAGGGTGAAGCTCGGGAGAGAAGGGGTCGAGGAGGTGGTGGGATCGGAGCTCAGGGGGCTCTCGGAGTACGAGGCGCGCGCGCTGGAGGCCCTCAAGCCGCAGCTCAAGGCCAGCATCGACAAGGGCATCGCGCtcgtgcagcagcagcaggaggcggcgTTGAACTGA
- the LOC120661917 gene encoding probable glucomannan 4-beta-mannosyltransferase 7, with product MEAGEIGGALLFLLAVAGAVAAAVSVGAVDFSRPLAAGAPLGFQQAVSWLIGVLDGTSSAAADVYWAWVAVRAGVIAPVLQVAVWACMVMSVMLVVEAVYNSVVSLGVKAIGWRPEWRFKWEPLDGADEEKGRAHYPLVLVQIPMYNELEVYKLSIAAACELQWPKDRIIVQVLDDSTDPFIKNLVELECENWANKGVNIKYATRTSRKGFKAGALKKGMECDYARQSDYIAIFDADFQPEPDFLLRTVPFLVHNPEVALVQARWSFVNDTTSLLTRVQKMFFDYHFKVEQEAGSATFSFFSFNGTAGVWRTVAIKEAGGWKDRTTVEDMDLAVRATLKGWKFVYVGDVRVKSELPSTYKAYCRQQFRWSSGGAHLFRKMAKDVLVAKDVSLLKKSYMLYSFFLVRRVIAPTAACILYNIILPVSVTIPELYLPVWGVAYIPTVLTIVTAIRHPKNLHIMPFWILFESVMTVRRMRAALTGLLELEGFNQWDVTKKVGNDLEDSEVPLLQKTRKRLRDRVNFPEIGFSVFIFLCASYNLAFHGTTSYYIYLYLQGLAFLLLGLNFTGTCSCCQ from the exons ATGGAGGCTGGGGAAATCGGCGgcgccctcctcttcctcctcgccgtcgcggggGCCGTCGCGGCCGCCGTCTCCGTCGGCGCGGTCGACTTcagccgcccgctcgccg CGGGCGCGCCGCTCGGGTTCCAGCAGGCCGTGTCCTGGCTCATCGGCGTCCTCGACGGCAcgtcctccgcggcggcggacgtGTACTGGGCGTGGGTGGCTGTGCGGGCCGGGGTGATCGCGCCAGTGCTGCAGGTGGCGGTGTGGGCGTGCATGGTGATGTCCGTGATGCTGGTGGTGGAGGCCGTGTACAACAGCGTGGTCAGCCTCGGCGTCAAGGCCATCGGGTGGCGGCCCGAGTGGAGGTTCAAGTGGGAGCCCCTCGACGGCGCCGACGAGGAGAAGGGGAGAGCCCACTACCCCTTGGTCCTGGTCCAGATACCCATGTACAATGAGCTGGAG GTATACAAGCTGTCAATAGCGGCCGCATGTGAGCTGCAGTGGCCGAAGGACAGGATAATAGTCCAAGTGCTGGACGATTCCACCGATCCGTTCATCAAG AATTTGGTGGAGCTTGAATGCGAGAACTGGGCAAACAAAGGTGTCAACATTAAGTATGCCACAAGAACTAGCCGCAAGGGGTTCAAAGCTGGAGCTCTGAAGAAAGGAATGGAATGTGATTACGCAAGGCAAAGTGATTACATAGCCATATTTGATGCTGATTTCCAACCTGAACCAGACTTTCTGCTCCGAACTGTCCCATTCCTTGTGCACAATCCGGAAGTTGCCCTTGTTCAAGCTCGGTGGTCCTTCG TGAATGACACCACAAGCCTGTTGACAAGGGTACAGAAGATGTTTTTCGATTACCACTTCAAAGTTGAACAAGAAGCAGGATCAGCTACATTCTCCTTCTTCAGTTTCAATG GAACTGCTGGAGTGTGGCGTACAGTAGCCATAAAAGAGGCAGGAGGTTGGAAGGACCGCACTACAGTTGAGGACATGGACTTGGCAGTTCGAGCAACCCTAAAGGGCTGGAAATTTGTTTATGTTGGGGATGTCAGA GTCAAGAGTGAACTGCCATCCACTTACAAGGCCTACTGTCGGCAGCAATTCCGGTGGTCCAGTGGTGGCGCACACTTATTCCGTAAGATGGCAAAGGATGTTTTGGTAGCCAAG GATGTATCACTCCTCAAGAAGTCCTATATGCTCTATAGCTTCTTCTTGGTGCGGAGAGTTATAGCGCCAACCGCTGCCTGTATTCTCTACAATATCATACTCCCCGTATCGGTCACAATCCCGGAGTTGTATTTACCAGTCTGGGGTGTCGCCTATATTCCCACGGTGCTTACCATAGTAACAGCCATTAGACATCCAAA AAATCTTCACATAATGCCATTTTGGATTTTGTTTGAGAGTGTGATGACAGTACGTCGCATGAGAGCTGCACTGACAGGGCTGTTGGAATTAGAAGGTTTCAACCAGTGGGATGTGACCAAGAAGGTGGGGAATGATCTTGAGGACAGTGAAGTTCCTTTGCTTCAGAAAACCCGGAAAAGGTTAAGGGACAG AGTTAATTTCCCCGAGATTGGATTTTCGGTGTTCATCTTCCTATGTGCATCATACAACCTTGCGTTCCATGGGACAACAAGCTACTACATATACCTATATCTCCAGGGATTAGCATTTTTATTGCTAGGGCTCAATTTCACTGGAACTTGTTCCTGCTGCCAATGA
- the LOC120661919 gene encoding E3 ubiquitin-protein ligase CIP8-like has protein sequence MASANDGDRAAAGILRLLLGLAGAPSTALPRGGGGPGLVVVQHFIVDGDGDLFSGGVGGGVPPASKAAIAALKEVKAGEVEDGDPLGDCAICLDGVEDAAKEMPCGHRFHGECLERWLGVHGNCPTCRHELPPAKDEDGAAAEGGEERRRPRTAVVVSYMVLGGQREEEQAQQQPERQEPWTIRIEDVD, from the coding sequence atggCCTCGGCGAACGACGGcgaccgcgcggcggcgggcatcctgcggctgctgctggggTTGGCGGGCGCGCCCTCCACGGCAttgccgcgcggcggcggcggccctggcctGGTTGTGGTGCAGCACTTCATCGTGGACGGCGACGGGGACCTGTTCTCGGGCGGGGTCGGCGGGGGCGTGCCGCCGGCGTCGAaggccgccatcgccgcgctGAAGGAGGTGAAGGCCGGGGAGGTCGAGGACGGGGACCCGCTGGGAGACTGCGCGATCTGCCTGgacggcgtggaggacgccgcGAAGGAGATGCCGTGCGGGCACCGCTTCCACGGGGAGTGCCTGGAGCGCTGGCTAGGCGTGCACGGCAACTGCCCCACCTGCCGACACGAGCTGCCGCCGGCGAAGGAcgaggacggcgcggcggcggagggcggcgaggaGAGGCGCAGGCCGAGGACAGCGGTCGTGGTGAGCTACATGGTACTCGGAGGCcagcgggaggaggagcaggcgcagcagcagccggagaGACAGGAGCCGTGGACCATTAGGATAGAGGACGTGGATTAG
- the LOC120661918 gene encoding uncharacterized protein LOC120661918, with protein sequence MGSEGFVAAAAACPAAAEAFAKYYGIVSGGTNVKARQGLVELSQAIDGIKGMRDAIFADVPNLMPFIDLEDTCLFSCFYDFVFFICREKGQKSITIQRAVAAWKIVLNGRFRLLDRWCNFVEKYQRHNISEDTWQQLLAFSRFVNEDLEGYDPRGAWPVLIDDFVEQMHRIYHSTDCSSAMESQCTISSTFKGLDLLPGSKRKCPPHFRSNEEDVELSDSFTRSVHLTPIKRLKESHGTSYGVGESHKGTHFSDSSSDYREDTNLHNPRGCLQNSPCNVEDALSKGFEGCISMKCSF encoded by the exons ATGGGATCCGAAGGCttcgtggccgcggcggccgcgtgcccggccgccgccgaggccttcGCCAAGTACTACG GTATTGTGTCAGGAGGTACAAATGTGAAGGCAAGACAAGGATTGGTTGAACTTTCACAAGCTATAGATGGAATCAAAGGAATGAG AGATGCAATATTTGCAGATGTCCCAAATCTGATGCCATTTATTGATTTG GAGGATACATGCCTATTCAGTTGCTTCTACGACTTCGTCTTCTTCATCTGTCGTGAAAAGGGGCAAAAGAGTATCA CCATTCAGAGAGCTGTAGCAGCATGGAAGATTGTTCTAAATGGAAGGTTCCGGTTGCTTGATCGATGGTGTAATTTTGTTGAG AAGTACCAACGTCACAACATATCTGAGGATACCTGGCAGCAGTTGCTAGCTTTCAGCAGGTTTGTAAATGAAGACCTGGAAGGTTATGACCCGCGAG GTGCATGGCCTGTTCTGATTGATGATTTCGTGGAGCAAATGCACAG AATTTATCACTCCACCGACTGCAGCAGTGCTATGGAATCACAATGTACCATTTCCAGTACATTTAAAG GACTGGATCTTCTACCTGGATCAAAGAGGAAATGTCCTCCTCACTTTAGGTCCAATGAGGAGGATGTAGAGCTTTCAGATAGTTTTACACGCTCTGTCCATCTTACACCAATAAAGCGACTTAAGGAAAGTCATGGCACTAGTTATGGAGTGGGGGAATCCCACAAAGGTACCCATTTCTCTGATAGTTCCTCAGACTACCGTGAGGATACAAATTTGCACAACCCAAGGGGCTGTCTTCAGAACTCGCCTTGTAATGTTGAGGATGCCCTGTCAAAAGGGTTCGAGGGTTGCATTTCAATGAAATGCTCCTTCTGA